A segment of the Vagococcus hydrophili genome:
CTTCTTTTACAACCTAAAGGAGAGTTTGAAGGATCAGATGGCGCGGCAGAAGCAATGATTACAGAAATTAAACCAGATTATGAGCCATGGTTTGAACCCTTGATTGAACCTAAAAGTGGTGAAATTGAAAGTTTATTGTTTACCTTACAAGGAAGCATTGGGGCAGCTATTATTGCTTATGTGATTGGTTATAACAAAGGAAAGAATAAACATGCTATCGATTGATAAAATAGCTTATGAAAGTAAATTAAAGGATGTCTCACCCATTTTAAAAACAGTCTGTTACTTTGGTCTCTTAGTGTACATGTTTCTTTTATCACCTGTTTTTCAAAGTGTGGGAATTTTAATCATTGCAATCTTAACTATTTATACAGCTCGAATGACGATTGTTAGATATATTAAGTGGTTACTTGTGCCGCTCCCTTTTTTACTGATTAGTTTTATCACGATTATTTTAACCGTTTCTACTTCCAAAAGTGAGTTGTTTTTTTCAGCTCACCTTTTTGGAAGGTATGTGGGAGCAACATCAGCTTCCTTAGAAATGGGCTATCAGTTATTTTTCAGATCGTTTGGGTGTTTGGCTTGTACTTATTTTTATGCAATGAGTGTGCCTTTTAATCAAATCCTATATGTTTTGAATAAGTGCCATTTGCCGAGCTACTTGATTGAAGTAACTATGTTAATGTATCGCTTTATTTTTATTTTAATTGATGAGATGTTATTGATTCATCAATCTCAAAGCATGCGGTTTGGTTATCAAACGGTAAAAACAAGCTATCACTCATTAGGTTTATTATTTAGAGTATTATTTCTTCAAAGCATGGCACGTTATAAAAAAATGATGATTGCCTTAGAGATGAAATTTTTCAATGGTGATTTTCCCTTGAATTGAAAGAAGGTTTAGAGATGTTAAAAATTGAGAATGTCTGTGTTTCTTATGACAAGAATACACAAATTTTAAATGATATTTGTATGGAATTTAAAGAAAATACCCCCATTGGAATTATTGGTGCTAATGGCTCAGGTAAATCAACCTTATTTCAAACAATCGTTGGCTTATTAAAACCAACCAAGGGAAATATTTATTTCAATAATCAAAAATTATCTTATAAAAAAAGTAAATTAACGGAATTTAGAAAAAAAGTTGGCATCGTTTTTCAAGAACCAGAACAGCAAATGTTTTATTCAATCGTTGAGGATGATGTAGCATTTGCATTAAAGAACTTAGGAATTTCAGAGGAAGAAATTGTTAAGAGGATGAATAAAGCATTTGATTTGTTAGATATTCAGCATTTGAAAGAAAAGCCGATTCAATATTTAAGTTACGGTCAAAAAAAGCGAGTAGCAATCGCTAGTGTTCTTGTTTTAGAAACGGAATGGATTTTATTAGATGAACCAACAGCAGGTTTAGATCCAGCTGGTAGAGGGCACATGATCGAGATTATCAAACGATTAGTGTCAGAAAATAAAAAGGTGATTTTATCTAGTCATGACATGGATTTAATGTACGAGGTTTGCCAATATTTCTATGTTTTAAAAGAAGGATCAGTTATTCTTGAAGGCTCAAAGGAAGATATTTTCTTAGATAGAGAATTACTCCTATCTGCTAAATTAGAACAGCCGTGGTTGGTTAAAATGCACCAACAGTTAGAGATACCTTTGTTTCCAGATGAAGAAAGTTTTTATAAAAATACGAAAGTTGGGGGATAAGTAAAATGGTTAAAAGTATTATGGTTCAAGGAACAGCCTCAGATGTAGGGAAAAGTATTTTAGTGGCAGGATTGTGCCGAATATTCTCTCAAGATGGGCTTGAATGTGTGCCTTTTAAATCACAGAATATGGCTCTAAATTCATACATCACATTAACTGGTCATGAGATGGGAAGAGCGCAAGTGTTTCAATCAGAAGCAGCTGGAAAAGAAGCTGACGTTCGTATGAATCCCGTGCTTTTAAAACCAACCTCAGATCGTAAATCTCAAGTAATTTTTAATGGAAAAGTTTTAGCTAATATGGATGCCGTAGAATACCACGAGTTTAAACCAACTTTAAGCCATAAGATTTCAGAAATCTATCAAGAGTTAGGTTCTGAAAATGATGTAGTTGTCATTGAAGGCGCAGGAAGTCCAGCTGAAATTAATTTAAATAGTCGTGACATTGCGAATATGGGCATGGCAAAAATTGCAGATGCACCTGTTATTCTTGTTGCTGATATCGACCGAGGTGGGGTCTTTGCCTCAATTTACGGTACAGTTGAATTACTTGAAAAAGAAGAAAGAGCCAGAGTTAAAGGGGTTATTATTAATAAATTTAGAGGAGATAAAGCTTTACTTGATCCAGGACTTGAGATGATTGAAGATTTGACGAATATTCCTGTTTTAGGTGTGGTTCCTTATGAACAGTTTAAAATCGAAGATGAAGACAGTGTGGCGTTGAAAAATGTGAATCGTTTATTTGATTCAAGTAAGAAAATAGATGTGGCAGTGGTTTCTTTAAGTAAAATGTCTAATTTTACAGATTTTAATAGTTTAGAATTAGAACCAGATGTTTCCGTTAGGTATGTTTTTCAAGGAGATAAAATTGGACAACCGGATGTGTTAATCATTCCAGGTAGTAAAAATACCTTAGAAGATAGCTTGTTTTTAAAAGAAAGTGGCTTGGCGCAACAAATTCAAGAATTACGAGTAAAAGGAACTTATATTTTGGGGATTTGTGGTGGTTATCAGTTACTTGGAGAGAAATTACATGATCCACAAAAAATGGAATCAGAAACAGGTTCAGTTGACGGTTTAGGTTTACTTCCAGTGGAAACAACGATTCAAGAAACCAAAGTAACCGCCCAAGTTGAAGGGATGAGAGATGAATTAAAAGTGACAGGTTATGAAATTCATATGGGGGAAACACTTTTAAAAACTGGTCAACCTTTTGCAGAAATTTTAAAAGAAAACAATCAAGAAATCGCTCGATTTGATGGGGCTGTTAGTGAAGATGGTAAAGTTATTGGAACGTATCTTCACGGTATTTTTGATGGTAGTGATTTTAGGCATGATTTCTTTAATCAAGTAAGAGATTCAAAAGGTCTTGAGATGTTAACAGAAAAAACGCAAGAATATAAAGCATTTAAAGAGGAACAATACGACAAATTAGCAGATTGTTTACGTCAAAACTTAGACATGGAAAAAATCTATGAGATTATCAATCAGTCTGACAAAGGAAGTGTTTAGATGGCTGTTTATACTAAAACTGGAGACAAGGGATCAACTAAATTAGTCGGTGGAGTGAAGGTTAGAAAGCATCATCCACGTGTGGAAGCCTATGGAACGACTGATGAATTATGCTCTTTATTAGGTCACAGTCTATCATTTTTATCTTCTGAGGATTATAAGTACAAAGAGGAGTTAATCAACATTCAACAACTTATTTTTGATTGCTCCAGAGATTTAGCTGTGCCAGAAAGAGGCATGCGTCCCTATAAGTTAACATCTGACAGCTACAAGTGGCTTGAAAAAAAAATTGATGCTTACTGGAAGTTATGCCCTGAGATTAATAAATTTATTTTGCCAGGAGGAACACTTTTTGCAAGTTCCCTTCAAGTCGTGCGGACCGTTACGAGACGTGCCGAAAGATGTGTTGTTTTTTTAATGGATGAAGGGGAAGACGTTAATTCAGAAGTATTGGTCTTTTTAAATCGTTTGTCTGATTACTTGTTTGTTTTAGCTCGTTTAGTTAATTTTCAGTCAGGGGAATTAGAGCTTGACTATGAGAACAGTCCCCAAGTTTTTTCTAGGAGGAAAAAAAGTGTACCCGATAACTCTTAATTTAAAAAACAAACCTGTCTTAATTATTGGTGGCGGAAAAATTGCTGCCCGAAAGATTAAAGGACTACTAGGTGAAGGGGCAGATATGACAGTCATTTCACCTATCCTTCATAAAGATATTAAGCAAGAAATGATTACTTGGATACAAAAAGAATATGAAGCAAGTGATATTAGGCCTCAGTACCAACTGATTTTTGCATGTACTGATAATAACTCCTTGAATGAACAAATATTAAGTGATGCACTGCCGTCTCAATTAGTTAATGTTGTGAGTAACAAAGAAAAATCAGATTTTTATAACATGTCGATGATTAAACATAAGGGCATAAAAATTGGCATTACAACTGAAGGAGCCTCTCCAAAAGTTACCAAAGAAACAAGAATTAAATTACAAGAATGGTTAAATAAAAATGAGGAGTAATGTGTCATGCACCTTTTATATGTGGGACTCACCTATAAAAATACACCAGTTAGATTAAGAGAGAGAGCAACATTTTTAAATCAAGACATTAAATTAGCGAATCAGCAATTATTTAGAACGAAAAGTATTCTTGAAAATGTGATTATCTCGACTTGTAATCGAACGGAACTTTATGTAGTAGTGGATCAATTACACACAGGAAAATATTATACGAAACACTTTTTAGCAGATTTTTTTGATTTGCCAGTGGAAGAATTAGAAGCTCATTTAAGCTTTAAAGAAGACGATGAAGTCTTAGAACATATCTTTAGACTTGGTTGTGGACTAGACTCTGCTGTCTTAGGAGAAACTCAAATATTGGGGCAATTAAAGAAAAGTTTCTTAGAAGCACAAAAAGCAGAGACAACAGGAACTATTTTTAATAAACTATTTAATGAGGTCATTCATTTTGCAAAAAAAATGCACAGTACTTATAAGTTCAATGAAATATCCTCATCTCTTAGCCAATCAGCCCTACAAATTGCTAATGAGGAATATCAGGATTTATCAGATAAACATCTTTTTGTCATAGGTGCAGGTCAAATGAGTGAGTTAGTCATTAAGAACCTTAAAAATTTTGAGTTAGAGAAAGTAAGTGTTTTTAATCGAACCATTGAAAACGCAAAAAAATTAGGTCAACATACGACCTTTGAGATGAATTACTATCCATTAGAAGAGTTAACAGCTAATCTGAATCAGGCAGATATCCTGATTACGGCTGTTTCAAGTCAAGAACCATTAATGACTAAACAGATACTAGATGAAGTCAATTTAAATAAAAATCTGCTACTGTTTGATTTAGGGTTACCAAGAAATATTAATCCACATTGTCAGCTTGTTGAAAATGTGACACTCTACAATGTGGACAGTATTGGTGAAAGAATCAATCGGGGTGAAAAAAAACGCCAAGAATTAATGTTAGAAGTCGCAGAAGAAGTCAAACTAGCAGTAGCATCTTTCAAAGAATGGGAAAAACAATTAGGTATTATCCCCGTTATTACAGAACTTCGAATTAAAACCTTAGAAGCTGAAGAAAGTGCTCTAAAAAGTTTGCAAAGTAAGTTACCCGATTTATCTGAAAGAGAAGTAAAAATTATTAGAAAACACATGAAAAGTATTGTCAATCAATCACTTAGAACGCCCATTAGAGAAATTAAAGAATTATCTACTGAAGAAAATGCCCTGTATGATATTCAATTGTTTAAACGAATATTTGGGATTGAATTAAAAGAGGAGAATGACTGTGAAGCGAATTATTCGAGTAGGAACTAGGGGAAGCCAATTAGCAACCACTCAAACGAAACAAGCAATGGCTGAAATAACTGACAGATATCCAGACATTCAACTAGAATTAATTGAAATTGTCACAAAAGGGGACCGATTAAAAAATCATAGTCTAGCCACAATTGGTGGACAAGGAGCTTTTGTGAAAGAGATTGAGCATCAATTAATCGCAGGTGAGATTGATATTGCGGTTCATAGCTTAAAGGACTTACCAACGCTTATTCCAATTGAATTAACCATTGGATGTACATTGAAAAGAAAAAGTCCATATGACTGCTTAATTGTTAGAGACAGTGCTCATAATTTAGAAAGCTTACCTAAGGGTGCAAAAGTAGGAACAAGTAGTTTAAGAAGACAAGCCCAGTTACTAAAACTAAGACCTGATTTAGAAATACTCCCTTTAAGAGGAAATATTGATACACGAATCAAACGATTAGTTGAAGGGAACTATGACGCAATTATGTTGGCCCATGCAGGTATTCAGCGTCTAGCTGTAGCAGAAGAAGAAGTCTTCTTTAACGTCTTAACAAGTGATGAATGTTTACCAGCAATCGGACAAGGAGCTCTTGCTCTTGAGTGTCGTGAAGATGATCATGAATTATTAGAGATATTAAGAAGTATTGAAGATACAGATACAAGAAAAGCAGTGGAAGCTGAACGAGCTTTTCTTAGAACAATGGATGGCAGTTGTACGTTTCCAATTGGTGGATTTGCAAAAATCGAAGGCGAGACCATAGTTGTTGAAGGTATGATTTCAAATTATAACGGCGTTGAAATGCTGAGAGAAACTTGTCGGCATCAAGATCCAATTAAGGCAGGGCAAGAATTAGGTGAATCATTAATCAATCAAGGCGCTAATCGATTAATCAAGGAGTGTCAAACCTATGTTAAGAACAATCCTTTACACACGGGAAGACTCATGCCCGGCAACTATTAAAGAACAATTTCAACGATTAGGGACAACTCTCATAGAACTGCCCCTAATTAAAACAGAAGGCTTAGCTCATTGTTTACCAAAGACATTAATTGATTGGATTTTTTTTACCAGCTCCAATACAGTGAAATATTTGAATCAAGGCTTAGATTATTCGAAGCTCAAGGTAGCTTCTATTGGAAAAAAAACCAGTGAAGCTTTACGTCAAAAAGGTATTCAGATTGATTTTGAACCTAGTGAGGCAGTTGCTGAAATCATGATGTCAGAATGGTTAGAGCAACAAGAAGCGCCACAAGTTATCTTCTTACCAAACAGTGATTTGGCACGAAAAGTAATACCAGAAGCCGTAAAAAAGAGTCGTCATAAATTAATCGAAGAAAAAGTTTATCATACTTATTTTCCAGAAGAATCAAAACGTAAACTAATCAATCTGTTTAAAGAAAATAACGTCGATTCAGCAATGTTTGCTAGTCCTAGTGCATGGCGTCATTTTAAAGAAACTGCGGATGAGGAACAAATTGATATAAGTGCTTGGCAATTTTACTCTATTGGTCCGATTACAAGTCAAGCAATCGAACAATCGGGAGCAGTTGTAAAAAAAGAAAGTAAGGTTCATGACACGAAACATTTATATGAAGTCGTCTTAAAGGAGATTAAAGAAAATGGAAAAATTTATGCGTCATAGAAGATTAAGAAGAACAAATTATATGAGAGACATGGTGAGAGAAAATCATTTGATATTAGATGACTTAATTTATCCTATGTTTGTCATTGAAAAAGGTGAAACAAAAGAAATCAGCTCTATGCCAGGGATTTATCAATACACGTTAGCTGATTTCTCTAAAGAGCTAGATGAACTTAACGAATTAGGGATTAAAGCGATTCTTTTATTTGGTATTCCTGAATGTAAGGATGCTGTTGGAACGGGGGCTTATCATAATCATGGTATTGTTCAAGAAGCCATTCGAATCGCTAAAGATAAATACCCAGAGATGCTTGTTGTGGCAGATACTTGCCTTTGTGAGTACACAGATCATGGTCATTGTGGTGTGGTTGAAGATGGTTATGTTAAAAATGATGAGAGCTTAAATTTGTTAGTTCAAACAGCTGTCAGCCAAGCAAAAAGTGGAGCAGATATTATTGCGCCATCTAATGCCATGGATGGGTTTGTTTATGCGATTAGAAAAGGTTTAGACGAGGCTGGTTTTACGAATATTCCAATTATGTCTTATGCGGTGAAATATGCCTCAAGTTTCTACGGTCCTTTTAGAGAAGCCGCAGGAAGTGCCCCACAATTTGGTGACCGTAAAACGTATCAAATGGATCCAGCGAATGGCCGAGAAGCAATGCGTGAGCTTGAAAGCGATATAGCAGAAGGCGCTGATATGTTTATCATCAAGCCAAGTATGTCATTTCTTGATGTGGTAAAAGAAGCCAGAGGAAAAACAGATGCACCGATTATTTGTTACAATGTAAGTGGCGAGTATTCAATGGTCAAAGCAGCCAGCCTAAATGGTTGGATTGATGAAGAACGTGTAGTAAATGAAATGCTCATCTCAATGAAGAGAGCCGGAGCAGATATGATTATGACGTATTTTGCCAAAGATATTGCTAAAAGAATGAAAGAAGTTGAAAAATAAATGAGACAAACAACGAAATCAGAGACAGCATTTATTAAGTCAAAAGAAGTTTTCCCAGGAGGCGTTAACAGTCCTGTTAGAGCGTTTGGTTCTGTAGGTGGAACCCCTTTATTCATAGATCACGCAAAAGGTGCGCATATTTATGATGTTGATGGGAATGAATATGTGGATTATGTTTTATCTTGGGGTCCTATGATTTTAGGACATGCCCAAGAGCAAGTCCTAAAAAAAGTGATGGAGACAGCCCAAAAAGGAACTAGTTTTGGTGCACCTTCACCTTTAGAAACAGAATTAGCCACATGGGTTAAAAAAAGAGTGCCATCGATTGAAACCATGAGAATGGTTAATTCAGGTACGGAAGCTACAATGAGTGCGATTCGTTTAGCAAGAGGTTACACAAAAAGAGAAAAATTTATTAAATTTAATGGATGCTATCATGGGCATAGTGATTCGTTTTTAGTTAACGCTGGCTCAGGTGTGGCGACATTTGAACTAGAAGATTCACCAGGTGTTCCTAAAGAGTTAATCAAAGCTACTTTAAGTTTGGATTATAATGATTTAGAAGCAGTCGAAGAAGCGTTTAAACGCTACCCAGAAGAGATTGCGGCTGTTATCATTGAACCAATTGCAGGGAATATGGGACTGATTCCAGCAGAGCCAGAATTTCTTAAAGGTATAAGCAGATTAACGAAAGAATATGGTGCTTTGTTTATTTTTGATGAAGTCATGACGGGATTTAGATGCGATTATGATTCGGCACAAGGGCTTTATGATATTGATCCAGACTTAACAACCTTAGGTAAAGTGGTTGGTGGTGGCTTGCCAGCTGCGGTTTTTGGTGGTAAGAAAAAATATATGGACCATATTGCTCCAGTTGGTGCTGTCTATCAAGCAGGCACGCTTTCAGGTAATCCTTTAGCAATGGCAGCAGGGATTGCAACTTTAGAACAGTTAACCAAAAAAGATTACGAAGAGATGAATCAAAAAGTAATGCGTCTAACAAGTGGTATCAAAGAAAGCGCTGAAAAGCATGGTCTGCCAATTCAAGTTTCGGCTAGAGGAACGATGTGGGGCTTCTTCTTTAATGAAAGTCCTGTGGTTGATTTTAAAACATCTAAAAATAGTGATCAACATTTCTTTGGACACTTCCATAAAGAGATGTTAAATCAAGGTGTGTACTTGTCACCCTCTCAATTTGAAACAAACTTTATGTCCACAGCTCATAGTGATGAAGACATTGAAAAAACCATTCAAGCTTTCAATACAACATTCGATGTGTTAGCAAAAAAAGGGATCGTCTATGAAGGTAAGTAATTATCGAGATTTAACCATTATGAATGTGACACCTGATTTACAACTAATGGTGGCCTGTGACAGTAGTGCTAGTATTGGACATAAAGAACATGACACCGTTCATATTGATCCAGAAATAGTGGCTGCCTGTTGTTTGAGAGTCCCATTATTTGAATTAATTTGTGTGGGAGCTAAACCAAATTTAGTTGTTGATATGATTGGTAACGAGTACGAATCAACAGGTAAAAAGATGCTTTCAGGCATTCATTCAGAACTTAAAAAAGCGGGATTAGAAGATATTCCTCTAAATGGAAGTACAGAAGAAAATATGATCTCAACCATGTCTAGTTTAGGAATTACTGTAATAGGAGAGCATTCAGGCAAATTTATACAACCAGTAATTTCTAAAAATGACTACTTATTTCAATTAGGTGAGCCTTTTGTGGGGAACGAAGTCATTGCTAATTTAGATCATTTGTGTGACTATCAAGACTTGTATCAGTTAAAAGCTGATGAGAGCGTCGTAGATATGTTACCAGTTGGTTCAAAAGGCATTGCTTATGAAGGGCACGTTTTAGCTACAGATAATAATTTAAAGATTGAATTTTACCAACCAGATGCTACTGATTTGAAAAAATCAGCTGGACCATCAACTGTGGTCTTAGTAGTTGTTTCAGCAGAAAAAAAATTCGAATTTAGTTTAAATCAGACTAATTTATTGGAAATTGGTCAGTTTAAATAGGAGAGAAAAGAACTATGGGGAAAATTATTTTAGTCATTGGTGGCGCAAGAAGTGGTAAATCATCTTTTGCAGAAGCCAAGTTACGAGATAAAGATTCAGTGTGCTATTTGGCAACTAGTGTGGTTGATCCAATGGACACTGAAATGATTGATCGAGTGAAGAAACATCAAAAGCAACGCCCGAATATTTGGCATACAGAAGAAAGATACCAAAATATCGGGGGCTTTCTTTCTGAGAATAAAGAGTATGACGGTTACTTACTGGATTGTGCCACAACCTTATCTATGAACTATTTTTACGGCATGATGATAGAGAAGTACGGAAAAAACTACGAGTTAATCGATGACAAAATTGCTCATTTTACAGAAGAAGAAAAAGATGAGGTCGAAGCGCAAATTACAAAGGAATGGCAAACTATTTTAGAAGCAGCCAAAGAGCTCAAAGGGGATATTTACATTGTAGCTAATGAAGTTGGATTGGGCATTGTTCCTGAAAACTCATTTACAAGATGGTTTCGAGATGTTTATGGTCGCGTGAATCAATTGCTAGGCAAGGAAGCCGACCAAGTGTATCTAGTGGTAGCTGGAATACCGGTGACGATTAAATGATAAAAAGTTTGATTTTATACTTCCAATTTTTTACGCAAATTCCAATTCCAATCGGTGTGGATAATCCAACTGAAAAAATGTGTACAGGTGTTAAATATTTTTCTTTTTTTGGTTTTCTTGTGGGAATTATTGAATCCCTTGTCTTTTTTATGAGTGCACAAGTCATGAGTTTAAGTATCTCTTGGCTTGTTGTTCTCTTTGTTGATGTGGTTTTAACAGGTGGATTTCACTTAGATGCAGTGGCTGATATGGCAGATGGCTTATTTTCTTCTCGAAAAAAAGAGCGAATGTTAGAAATCATGAAAGACAGCCGAGTGGGTAGCAATGGTGTGTTAATTCTTATCTTTTATTATTTAATTTCCTTTGTCACCTTCTTTGAAATCTCGCCAACTTTAGATATTAAAACAGGTATTTATTTGGTGATAGCCTTTAATTTAATTGGAAAAATGGGGATTTCTCTTTTGTTTTACAAAATGAAATATTCTGGAAGCAATCCAAATGGGTTGGGGACTGTTTTTGTGGGCGTGAAATTAATGGATGTTGTGATTGCACAGATTTTCGGTCTGATTGTTCTTTACTTAATGTTTGGTTACCGTGGATTAGTGAGCTGGCTAGTGGGTTCTCTTTTTGTTTTAGTTTATAAAAGATTCGTCTACAAAAAAATTGACGGCTTAAATGGTGATACATTAGGCGCAGCGTCTCCTTTAAGTCAGATTGTGTTCATGCTTCTTGTGAGCTGGATGCTAAAAGGATGACGCGAAAAATATACTTGATCCGCCACGGGGAAACGGATTTAAATAAAAAAAAATGTTTTTATGGCAGTCTGGATGTTTCAATTAATGACACTGGTAAACAACAAGCCCAAAAATTAAAAGTAGATTTTAAGGAAATAAATGTGGCGACTATTTTTGTGAGTGACATGAAAAGAGCGAAGGAAACAGCAGAAATTATTTTTCCAAAGCAAACTAAAATAGTAAAAGCCAATTTATCAGAAAAAGGTTTTGGAAAGTGGGAAGGATTGAATGCTAACCAAATTGAGGCAAGCTATCCTAAAGAATGGCAAAAGTGGCTAGATGAACCTTTTGACTATACACCACCTGAAGCTGAAAAGTTTAAAGAATTTCGAAAAAGAGTCTTAAGGGTATATCGAGAAATTATTCAAACAACGACAGGTGATATAGCAATTGTCTGTCACTTAGGCGTGATTCGAACAATTGTCAGTGAAGTGAAACAGCTTGATTTTTGGTCTATTCATTTAGCACAAGACGCTTGGTTAGAGCTAGAAATAGAAAACAATCTAAAGTAACCCTAAAAAGGCTATTTTAGATTGTTTTTTGTCATGTTCAGATAATCTTTTAATAAAAAATCACAGATTGTACGTTCTTTGAAAATAAGGTTATCAAGAGAAACGACGGGCATAATCCCTAAAACAGCATTGGTAACAAAACATTCATCCATAGAAGCTAAATCATCAATGGAAATATCGATTTCTTCAATGTCATAGTTTTCCAAAAGATACTCTCTTAAGGTGCCTGGTAGTACGCCATTTTCAAGTCGTGGCGTGATGATTTTTTTGTCTCTAACAAAGAAAATATTAGACGTGCTGCATTCGCTAATTTGGTTTTTTGTATTCATAAAAACAACCTCATTAAAACCTTCTGATTTAGCCAACTCATTTTCTAAAATATTCTCAGCATAATTTAAGGTTTTATGATAAGTCAAAGGAGATGTTTCGTTTCGTTTAACCTCAGAAATCTTCAACTTGAAACCTTGTTGGTACATATCAGCAGTATATGGATTGTCTCGGATTGAAAAAATTTTATTTTCTTCAGAGATGGCAATTTTCAAAACAAAAGAAACACTCGTTTGTTGGCTAATGAATTCGGTTATTTCTACTTCAGTTAGTGTTTGACTAATTTTCAAGTAAGCTAACGAGTGATTGATTCGTTTGAGATGTTTATCAAGAAGGACAGGTTGTTTTTGATCAACATAAATCGTCTCAAAAGCACCGATTCCAAAATAAAAACCTTTATCTAGTTTCATTCAAAAGCTCCTTTCTTAATTTTTGAAGCTTTCAATAATCGCTTTGGCTTTTTGATTGGTTTCTTCAAACTCGTCAATTGGATCAGATTCATAGGTTAAACCACCACCAACACCGAGATGAAAGCAACCGTCTTTAGCAACTGCTGTTCGAATCACAATATTAAAATCGCAGTTCCCATCTAATGAAAAATAGCCAATAGAACCAGTATATAAACCACGGCGACTTTTTTCCAATTCATCAATGATTTCCATAGCTCTAAATTTAGGATTACCTGTAATTGAGCCGCCTGGAGAAGCAGAAAGAATCGCATCCACACTAGAAATTTCCTTTTTAAGTGTTCCCGTCACATCAGCTACTAAATGAAATACAGTGGCGTAAGGTTCGATTGAAAAAAGGTTAGGCACCTTTACAGAACCTGCTTGGCAAATTTTGTTCAGGTCATTTCGCTCTAAATCAACGACCATTAACAACTCACTTTTTTCTTTTTCAGAATTGGCTAAATCTTGCCGTAATAACTCGTCCTCTTCAGGTGTTTGTCCCCGTTTTCTAGTTCCTTTAATCGGACGCGTCGTAATTTCACGATTC
Coding sequences within it:
- the hemA gene encoding glutamyl-tRNA reductase, which translates into the protein MHLLYVGLTYKNTPVRLRERATFLNQDIKLANQQLFRTKSILENVIISTCNRTELYVVVDQLHTGKYYTKHFLADFFDLPVEELEAHLSFKEDDEVLEHIFRLGCGLDSAVLGETQILGQLKKSFLEAQKAETTGTIFNKLFNEVIHFAKKMHSTYKFNEISSSLSQSALQIANEEYQDLSDKHLFVIGAGQMSELVIKNLKNFELEKVSVFNRTIENAKKLGQHTTFEMNYYPLEELTANLNQADILITAVSSQEPLMTKQILDEVNLNKNLLLFDLGLPRNINPHCQLVENVTLYNVDSIGERINRGEKKRQELMLEVAEEVKLAVASFKEWEKQLGIIPVITELRIKTLEAEESALKSLQSKLPDLSEREVKIIRKHMKSIVNQSLRTPIREIKELSTEENALYDIQLFKRIFGIELKEENDCEANYSSRN
- a CDS encoding precorrin-2 dehydrogenase/sirohydrochlorin ferrochelatase family protein: MYPITLNLKNKPVLIIGGGKIAARKIKGLLGEGADMTVISPILHKDIKQEMITWIQKEYEASDIRPQYQLIFACTDNNSLNEQILSDALPSQLVNVVSNKEKSDFYNMSMIKHKGIKIGITTEGASPKVTKETRIKLQEWLNKNEE
- a CDS encoding cobyric acid synthase; protein product: MVKSIMVQGTASDVGKSILVAGLCRIFSQDGLECVPFKSQNMALNSYITLTGHEMGRAQVFQSEAAGKEADVRMNPVLLKPTSDRKSQVIFNGKVLANMDAVEYHEFKPTLSHKISEIYQELGSENDVVVIEGAGSPAEINLNSRDIANMGMAKIADAPVILVADIDRGGVFASIYGTVELLEKEERARVKGVIINKFRGDKALLDPGLEMIEDLTNIPVLGVVPYEQFKIEDEDSVALKNVNRLFDSSKKIDVAVVSLSKMSNFTDFNSLELEPDVSVRYVFQGDKIGQPDVLIIPGSKNTLEDSLFLKESGLAQQIQELRVKGTYILGICGGYQLLGEKLHDPQKMESETGSVDGLGLLPVETTIQETKVTAQVEGMRDELKVTGYEIHMGETLLKTGQPFAEILKENNQEIARFDGAVSEDGKVIGTYLHGIFDGSDFRHDFFNQVRDSKGLEMLTEKTQEYKAFKEEQYDKLADCLRQNLDMEKIYEIINQSDKGSV
- a CDS encoding energy-coupling factor ABC transporter substrate-binding protein, translated to MKKGNKTKANLLMVVAIVALVIGALLLQPKGEFEGSDGAAEAMITEIKPDYEPWFEPLIEPKSGEIESLLFTLQGSIGAAIIAYVIGYNKGKNKHAID
- the cbiQ gene encoding cobalt ECF transporter T component CbiQ, producing the protein MLSIDKIAYESKLKDVSPILKTVCYFGLLVYMFLLSPVFQSVGILIIAILTIYTARMTIVRYIKWLLVPLPFLLISFITIILTVSTSKSELFFSAHLFGRYVGATSASLEMGYQLFFRSFGCLACTYFYAMSVPFNQILYVLNKCHLPSYLIEVTMLMYRFIFILIDEMLLIHQSQSMRFGYQTVKTSYHSLGLLFRVLFLQSMARYKKMMIALEMKFFNGDFPLN
- a CDS encoding cob(I)yrinic acid a,c-diamide adenosyltransferase, with amino-acid sequence MAVYTKTGDKGSTKLVGGVKVRKHHPRVEAYGTTDELCSLLGHSLSFLSSEDYKYKEELINIQQLIFDCSRDLAVPERGMRPYKLTSDSYKWLEKKIDAYWKLCPEINKFILPGGTLFASSLQVVRTVTRRAERCVVFLMDEGEDVNSEVLVFLNRLSDYLFVLARLVNFQSGELELDYENSPQVFSRRKKSVPDNS
- a CDS encoding energy-coupling factor ABC transporter ATP-binding protein; its protein translation is MLKIENVCVSYDKNTQILNDICMEFKENTPIGIIGANGSGKSTLFQTIVGLLKPTKGNIYFNNQKLSYKKSKLTEFRKKVGIVFQEPEQQMFYSIVEDDVAFALKNLGISEEEIVKRMNKAFDLLDIQHLKEKPIQYLSYGQKKRVAIASVLVLETEWILLDEPTAGLDPAGRGHMIEIIKRLVSENKKVILSSHDMDLMYEVCQYFYVLKEGSVILEGSKEDIFLDRELLLSAKLEQPWLVKMHQQLEIPLFPDEESFYKNTKVGG